CGCGCCGTCATTCTTTGCAGACCGGCCTGTTACAAGGGCCGGCCATCGGTCTAGAAGTCCCGGTTGGAGTAATCGTCCCAGTAGTCGTCATCGAAGGGCGAGTTGTCATCGTCGTCATCATCATCGTCGGGGGGCTGGGGCTCTGTGTAGTAGACCTCCTCCTCCTCCTCATACGGCAGACATGCACGGCGTTCGTCAGCCCGCTGACGTTCGGTGTCCGGTTCGCGCCTTATTTGGGGGTTCGTAGTTGTATCTGCCGGACTCATCGGCACCGCATCAACGATATCCACAAACACCCGTCCCATGCTACCTGCCCGGTGGGCAACATCAATCGCGTACTCCCGCCCGATGGGGGGATTCCTGAGGTCATCGATGCAGTACAGTTCCATCCGCGCGAGGCGGTCCTTGCTAACCGGCTTCGCGGGTTTGCTTAGCCAGTAATCCGCCCAAAATCTCCTGCCCGCATGGGGGCCACCGATTATTTCCACCTTTGCGTGCCAGCCGGGAGTGCCATGGCTTGATTTCCGGAACTCGGCTTCCACCAATATGGCCTGGTATATTCCCGGAGGCACTATTTTGCTGCTGTTTTGGGGTTGGTTATGGGGGCTTTGCTCGGCAACGCCCCGGTTGTCGGGATGGTTATGCATTGTGCATGATCTCCTTGGTTGCGGTCTTCTCAGACCGGTTTGTTTTGTGTTTTCGTGAAGGGTTCTTGGCACGGCCTCTGGTTGAGGCGGGACAGGATATGGACGCGCGCAGATGGGGGCAGCCTGCATCTATCCAGGCAATAATGTCGGTGCTGCGCCACCGCACGCTTCGGCCTATTTTTACGGGGCAGGGGAGAGCCCCCATGTCCCTGTAGCGCCATAGCGAGCTTTCGCCCACGCCCAGCATCCGGGCCACCTGCTTTGCGTTTAGCAGTTCGATTTCCATTGCTGTTATTATGATTACTCCATGTCGGCGGCACCGCATGACGGGGCGCCGGGTTGCCTGTTTTCCTCGCTTCCCCACCGAAACGGTCGGCGGGGGAAATATGGCGGTGGACTGATTTGCCAGCCCACCGCCGTCCATAACTTTGCAAGACCTGTGACCTACTCGATTAGATGGTCAACGTGCTTCGAGAGGTCAGCAGGAACGTCATGCTCGTTCGTTAGAAGCCAGACCGCAGCCTCCTTGGGTGTGAGGATTTGGTAGCTGTCTGGCGTGCTCTCCCATTGACTCCAGCTTTGAAGAACATATCTGCCCTTGCTGGTCTTGTAAAGGATCTCGTGTTCCCATTGCGATCGCGTGGCAAGGGAGATGTTGTTGCTTCCGTCCCACCAAGCTCCCTCGTCCCAGCACTCCAGGGCTTTATCCCGGTCGAAGAAGATGAAGCCTCCATCGTCAAGCTGAACCTTAATTTTTGACATGGCAAGTAACTCCTGCACGGTGTGAATGTTTGTTGCGCCGTGCCGCATGTTCTACTGCACCCCCATCGCAAACGGTGCGATGGGACACCACCACCGCCGGGACCACGTATCGATAGGCAGCCTCCTTTCTGCGGATTGCGCGCACTACGGGAGCCTCTTCCCTGCAATCTCCGCAACAGTGTGGTCTGCCAGAAGTTCCCCAACCTGATACTCGTAGCGGAACGTAATCTCGCCCTCGGCCTCCCAAAACGGTTCCGTTTGCTGCGGAGACTTCGACGACCTCATCAAGGCGTACCCGGGGGAATAACCCAGGAAGAACAAACCCAAGTCTGTTGCCTCTCCAGCCTCATGGTAGTCGGACTCACCCTCCCACCAAGTCAGGAACTCGATCTCCCCAACGTGGTTCCCGCCCTCTGTCCTGTACACGCGCAGGTTGTGGTAACGGTTCTGGTCCTTACCGCAATGCCGTGCCCCGTTTTGCTCCGCTAAAAGCTCCCCACGGAAAACCAGCGGGGCATTACCTGTACGTTTGATCACATACCGTTCCATTTCCGTCTCCTTTCCGGGGCACCCGGCCCCTTGTTTCCTGACATTCCGCCCCATCGGGGGCATTTCCAGCACACTTACAGCATCCGAAACCACAGCCTTGTCCATCACTTGAACTCCCGCGTTGTTGCCGTCTTTCCAGCCAGCCTCACATCGGCCGACAGGATGGAACGGCGTGTCGTCGGAGGAAGTAAACCACGGAAATTGCTTGGGAAAAATTGGGTGGGAAAAACGAAGCGCCCACCGGAACCATTGTTCCGAAGGGCGCAAGCCTGCGCATGAAGGGGATTTCGCACCATCCCCGATTATTCACGGCTTCCAGTTTTTCCTAAAAGCGGTCCTTTTTTCCCGGCTTTGCCGCATCTGTGGCGCGCAATTTAACCGCCTTAAGTTGTTTTTCGAGATGGGACCAGTCCCCCTTGCCCCCCGGATTGTTCAGTTTCCAGCCCCCATTCATATAGGCCAGCCAATGGTGCTTTTTGACAATCCTCATCGCCGCAGACTCGGCATGCTCCTTGTCTTTCCCGACGGCGAGCCCGTTGGCCTTCAGGTACTTGTCGGCGAACACAACAGCCTCCTTGCAAGCCATCGCCTTCTCACGATCTCTCATTTTGGTGATTGTGGCCACATTCAGCGCGTGCTGCTCAACGGTGCTCTTGGATAACCCATCATAGATGGCCTTGTTGGTTACCAGTTCGCAGTCATCCATGAGCCCCATCTCAACGCCGAACGCCTCCGGCTCCCATCCCTGCCACTTTCGCTTCGCCCCGGGTTTCCCCTTTTCCCTGGCAACGTTCTCCCGTTTTGTCTTGGTGGCCGTGTTTGCAGTATCCACCTGCTGCGGGAATCCAAGGTCTGCCAGTCCAAACGCTGCGGCATGCTCCCTGGCCAGTTCACTCATGTGGCTGTAATACTTCCCATCGTCATTGAGCATGGCTTTGAGGAGGTCAATGGCCTTGAAGTCGCGGGGGAGCTCGCCGGTTTCAACCCAATCCGAGACCACATACCTGAAGGCAAGGACAATATCTTCCTGAATGCCGGGCGGCAGAGTGTTTTCGGGCGCGAAGTAACGGTTTATCAGGTCCATCTGCATGGCGTTGAGGTTCTTAGCCGAAAACCACACCGGGTGCCTCAGCTCAAAAGCGTAGCTGCCCTGCCCGAATTGGCCCAAAATAGTGAACATACCCTGCCCTTCATGCGTCATTTCACGGAAAAGGGATTCTGCCGAGAGTTCGTACTTTTGAACGGCCCTTTCAACGCCGGTGTCGCTCAATATGGTCAAGGCGTACTTTTCCGAGGTGTTCTCCGCGATGAAATAGACCACCTCTGTGCCGCTCCAATACCGGTCAAGCTCAACCGGCCGCACGCTGTCCGGGTCGGGGTGCTTGAGGGCTTCTTTTCCGTGCCAGTCATCCTCCGGGATGCAGTTGTAAAAGGCGGGCACATGGCCGACTTTTAGGAAGGTTTGGATTGCGGCGAGCTGTTCCTCCGTGTATTCATCCCTGGAAGGTGCTGTCACAATATTGCCGTCTTTACCCTT
This Candidatus Hydrogenedentota bacterium DNA region includes the following protein-coding sequences:
- a CDS encoding helix-turn-helix domain-containing protein, producing the protein MEIELLNAKQVARMLGVGESSLWRYRDMGALPCPVKIGRSVRWRSTDIIAWIDAGCPHLRASISCPASTRGRAKNPSRKHKTNRSEKTATKEIMHNA